The Hevea brasiliensis isolate MT/VB/25A 57/8 chromosome 1, ASM3005281v1, whole genome shotgun sequence genome has a window encoding:
- the LOC110645792 gene encoding uncharacterized protein LOC110645792: MPSESDKWGWEHVSVFGGFDRGSGTKRWKCNHCNLRYNGSYSRVRAHLLGFSGVGVKSCPAIDRSLREAFHILEEERLSRKKKKNSANGKPVKRIRALQPSLTWKAITKEDVDDIVARFFYADGLSIDVVNSTYFHGMVKAIGAFGSGYEPPSIDKLSDSLSKEKGRIEKSMALVRESWPHTGCTIFCVGRLDGALGSFHINIFVSSPRGLIFLKAVDVDDNGEGDHVFTGALSDSIMEVGPSNVLQIISHLGDACKSSESYILSKFPSIFWSPCTSHSIHMLMEEIAELEWVKPIVLCAKAIEHCMMTYQHSSTCLFIQNLKQSSDPISAKFAPSYCFIQRIFELRQALQEVVVSEEWKQWKNNVAEDVESVESAILGGDFWSKAHLLLQLYEPFVRLLATLDIDKSVIGDVYDWRVQALETLRNMAIDVDILNQLEGMIENKWDVLFSPLHAAGYILNPRYIGKFQTKEKSVMRGWKATLERYEVESAARRVLREQLSSYWHLEGSLGEEDAVDCRDKMDPIAWWENFGFETPSLQTLAIKVLSQVSSVAMCQEIWQTNDVLCQETANRLGVQRAEDLLFVRNNLRLHCQRNGSLSSSPGQRNAMSSSSGVKTWDGSNLDQTKAISSIHDNL; the protein is encoded by the coding sequence ATGCCATCAGAATCGGATAAGTGGGGATGGGAACATGTAAGTGTCTTTGGTGGATTTGACCGGGGAAGTGGTACAAAAAGGTGGAAATGTAATCACTGCAATCTAAGATATAACGGATCTTATTCACGTGTTAGGGCCCATCTTCTTGGGTTCTCAGGTGTTGGGGTAAAAAGCTGCCCAGCAATAGACAGGTCTCTGAGAGAAGCATTTCATATTCTAGAGGAGGAGCGCCTttcaagaaaaaagaagaagaattcTGCAAATGGGAAGCCTGTTAAGCGCATTAGAGCTTTGCAGCCAAGTCTTACCTGGAAGGCCATCACCAAAGAAGATGTAGATGACATAGTCGCTAGATTTTTTTATGCAGATGGATTAAGTATTGATGTTGTTAACTCAACTTACTTCCATGGAATGGTGAAAGCAATTGGTGCTTTTGGGTCTGGATATGAACCACCATCAATAGATAAGCTATCTGATTCCTTAAGTAAAGAGAAAGGAAGGATTGAAAAGTCGATGGCTCTAGTGAGAGAGTCTTGGCCACATACCGGGTGCACAATATTTTGTGTTGGTCGATTAGATGGTGCATTAGGTAGCTTCCACATTAATATATTTGTCTCAAGTCCACGCGGGCTTATATTTTTGAAAGCAGTGGATGTAGATGATAATGGTGAAGGAGATCACGTATTTACTGGTGCCCTAAGTGATTCAATTATGGAAGTTGGTCCATCAAATGTTCTTCAGATTATCTCACATCTTGGTGATGCCTGTAAATCATCTGAATCATATATATTGTCAAAGTTCCCTAGTATATTTTGGTCTCCTTGCACTTCACATTCTATCCACATGTTGATGGAAGAAATAGCTGAATTGGAATGGGTAAAACCTATTGTCTTATGTGCTAAGGCAATTGAACACTGCATGATGACATATCAGCATTCTTCTACATGTCTTTTCATTCAAAATCTGAAGCAAAGCTCTGATCCAATATCTGCCAAGTTTGCACCTTCCTATTGCTTCATCCAGAGGATTTTTGAACTAAGGCAAGCTCTTCAAGAGGTGGTTGTTAGTGAAGAGTGGAAGCAGTGGAAGAACAATGTTGCAGAGGATGTTGAAAGTGTTGAATCTGCCATTTTAGGAGGTGATTTCTGGAGCAAGGCGCATCTGTTGTTGCAGTTATACGAGCCATTTGTAAGATTACTAGCTACACTTGATATTGATAAATCTGTTATTGGTGATGTTTATGATTGGCGGGTTCAGGCACTTGAAACATTGAGGAACATGGCAATTGATGTTGACATATTGAATCAATTGGAAGGAATGATTGAGAACAAATGGGATGTACTATTTTCCCCTCTTCATGCTGCAGGCTATATACTGAATCCGAGATATATTGGAAAATTTCAAACCAAAGAGAAATCTGTAATGCGGGGCTGGAAAGCTACTCTAGAAAGATATGAAGTTGAAAGTGCAGCCAGACGTGTTCTTAGAGAGCAGCTCAGCTCATACTGGCATCTAGAGGGATCCTTAGGAGAAGAAGATGCTGTGGATTGCCGGGATAAAATGGACCCAATTGCATGGTGGGAGAACTTTGGTTTTGAAACGCCCAGCCTACAGACACTAGCCATAAAGGTTCTGAGTCAGGTTTCAAGCGTTGCAATGTGCCAAGAGATATGGCAAACTAATGACGTTTTATGTCAAGAAACAGCAAACAGGTTGGGAGTGCAAAGAGCGGAAGATCTTCTTTTTGTTCGAAACAATCTTAGACTTCATTGTCAAAGAAATGGTAGTTTAAGCTCCTCTCCTGGTCAGAGAAACGCTATGTCAAGTTCTTCTGGAGTTAAGACGTGGGATGGTTCCAATCTTGATCAAACAAAGGCAATTTCAAGTATCCATGACAACTTGTGA